One Alkalicoccus halolimnae DNA segment encodes these proteins:
- a CDS encoding MgtC/SapB family protein, with translation MFEILTANEYVTSYGEMLVQIIGSAVLGFLIGWDRYSKSKPAGIKTYMYVCASCCLITLVSIHSVMHFAEISDNIMMDPMRLAAQIVSGLGFIGAGVILKDGFNVTGLTSAAMIFFVGGVGIGIAAGFYGLSIIAVITTVILARVGNYIEDRMDAKEEK, from the coding sequence ATGTTTGAAATATTAACAGCAAATGAATATGTTACTTCATACGGTGAAATGCTGGTGCAGATTATCGGCAGTGCCGTCCTTGGTTTTTTAATTGGATGGGACCGTTATTCAAAAAGTAAACCTGCAGGAATAAAGACATACATGTACGTCTGCGCTTCCTGTTGTTTAATAACTCTCGTCTCCATTCACAGCGTCATGCACTTTGCGGAAATATCAGATAATATCATGATGGATCCGATGCGTCTGGCTGCGCAAATCGTATCCGGACTCGGATTTATCGGGGCAGGAGTTATTCTAAAAGACGGATTTAATGTTACCGGCCTGACGTCTGCAGCTATGATATTTTTTGTAGGTGGGGTTGGTATTGGTATCGCTGCAGGATTTTACGGCCTTTCGATCATAGCAGTTATTACAACTGTTATTCTGGCCCGGGTTGGAAATTATATTGAAGACCGGATGGATGCAAAAGAAGAAAAATAA